GGTGTGAGTTCCTGGATCGTCAGCACGTCGGGGGTGAGCTGCCGCACGAGGCGCACGATGTCAGGCGCCGAGGCGGCGCCGACGGCGAGGTTGGCGGCCATGACGCGCAGGTCGCGTCCCGCCGCGGGGGGATTGCCGTCTGCCAGTGCTCTTGGCAGTACGCAGGCGGTGAGCACCGTCGTGACCAGCGCACTCGCCACGAGGGCCGGACGGCGGCGCAGCACGAGCGCGGTGACGGGGACGACGGCCGAGACGGCGGCGGCGAACGGGGTGAAGGCGACGAGCTGGATCCAGTACAGGCCGAGGTCCCACCCGAGGAGGCGGAGTACGGCCCACGTCGCGAACGGCAGGAGGGCCACCCACACCAGGACGGTCACCCACCGGCGGCCGTGCGCCGGTTTGTCGATCACATGGGGATTGTCCCAGGAGGCGGACGGTCGCGCGCCGGTTCGGGGACGGGGACGTCTGAGGCGTGTGGTCGTGGGGTGGGGGAGGGCTGAGCGCGCGGTGGGTCGTGGGAGAGGTGAGGCGTGTGGCCGGGGGTCGCGGAGGATTGTCCCTTGACGGGGGGTCTGGGGGGGATCGGCAGGTCAGAGGATCTTCGCACCCAGCACTTTGTTTGCAATCGGGTCTGATTTCGTGTCAACCGTCATAACTTCTTCCAAAAACACCAAAAGAAGCGTAACTTCCTCGAAAAGGATCGCCGCACAACGTCGCCGAGACGGAGTGAGCCGGGTGGCGGCTCATGTCCCTGTGGGGTTCGCGGGGATCCTCAGCAAGTGCGGAGCCGTGAAAGGACCGGATCAGGGCGACTCGTTCCACGGGGGATCACGCACCATCACCACCCATGCAAGCCGGGAGCACACGCCAATGAGTTCACACGAAGAAGACATCGAGATCGCCGGTGCGCTGCGCCGCGGGCTGGGCCTGAACCGGCGCCAGTTCCTCGCGGCCACGACCGGTGTCACCGCCGCCGCGGCCGTCGCCCTGACCGGCGGGACCGCCAGGCCCGCGCACGCGGCCCCTGGCCCGAACGGCGTTCTCATCCCGCCGCCGAGGCGCGGCATCATCCTCTACACCGTGCGGGACGCCATCTCGCGCGACCCGAACACCACGCCGCTGGCCTCCGGTTTCCGCAAGGTCTTCGAGGAGCTCGGCCGCATCGGCTACAGCCAGATCGAGTTCGCCGGGTACCGCCAGCACGCCAACGCCGAAGGCGGCGCGAACCTGGAGACCGTCGAAGGTGCCAAGCTGCTGCGGGGCTGGCTCGACGACAACGGGCTGCGCGCGCAGGGCAACCACGGCTTCATCCCGGGGTCGTGGCCGTTCACCCAGGCGGACCTCGACCGGTTCAAGCAGCACCTGGAGATGGCCAACATCCTCGGCATGGACCACATGGGGACCGGCAGCGACCCGACGAGCAGCGCCTACAAGGCCGACTGGGACGTGGCCGCCGAGAAGTGGAACGCGCTCGGCGCCATCGCGCGTGACGCCGGCATCAAGCTGTACACCCACAACCACGACGTCGCCTACAGCTTCCTGCTGGACAGCGGTCCGCTGGACGCGCAGGGCCGGCCCACCCGCTCCTCCGGGATCCGCAGGCTTGAGTACTTCCTCACGATCAGCGACCCCAAGCTCGTCCACCTGGAGATGGACATCTTCTGGGCCTACGTGGCCCAGTTCAAGCACCGCACCTACACCGCACCCGACGGCTCGACGCAGACCGACGTGTTCGACCCGCTCGCGGTGGTGCGGCCCAACACCATGCGCTTCCCGCTGTTCCACGCCAAGGACGGCAAGTCCAATCCCGCGACCGCCAACGGCTACGACATGGTGCCGTTCGGCACCGGTGACATCGACTACGCGACGTTCCTGCGCGGCGTCGGCGCCAAGGGCTCGCACAACCCGATGTACGAGCAGGACACCGCACCCGGCGGCACCGCCAACCCGGCGCAGTCGCTGCAGTTCGCCGACCTGAGCTACCAGAACATGGCCGCGCTGCGCGGCTGAGTGAAGTGGTCCAGCGGGCCGCCACGTGTTTCGTTCGCAGCGCCGCACGTGACGGCCCGCCTTTCTGCCTGAACCCCCCCATAGAAGAGGCGCAGTTGTCCAAGTTTATCCGCATTATGCTTGGTGGCGTACTCGCCGCCGCCGCGCTGGTGGCCGCGGCCCCCGCCGGCCCCGCCGCCGCTCATCCCGGGCACGACCCCGCCACCGAGTGGACGAGCTACGAGAAGAT
The window above is part of the Sphaerisporangium rubeum genome. Proteins encoded here:
- a CDS encoding sugar phosphate isomerase/epimerase family protein, with the translated sequence MSSHEEDIEIAGALRRGLGLNRRQFLAATTGVTAAAAVALTGGTARPAHAAPGPNGVLIPPPRRGIILYTVRDAISRDPNTTPLASGFRKVFEELGRIGYSQIEFAGYRQHANAEGGANLETVEGAKLLRGWLDDNGLRAQGNHGFIPGSWPFTQADLDRFKQHLEMANILGMDHMGTGSDPTSSAYKADWDVAAEKWNALGAIARDAGIKLYTHNHDVAYSFLLDSGPLDAQGRPTRSSGIRRLEYFLTISDPKLVHLEMDIFWAYVAQFKHRTYTAPDGSTQTDVFDPLAVVRPNTMRFPLFHAKDGKSNPATANGYDMVPFGTGDIDYATFLRGVGAKGSHNPMYEQDTAPGGTANPAQSLQFADLSYQNMAALRG